From Aspergillus fumigatus Af293 chromosome 5, whole genome shotgun sequence, a single genomic window includes:
- a CDS encoding DEAD/DEAH box helicase, with amino-acid sequence MHVSKITERDLVLLRQYCIYGPKLISLTARYSTARPLGATQEAAMFKKAVKDHSAGPVKPLQSNLFRSNGIVQPKPTPPLQSIGVKRKIEMSSAGDSALGTLHSAVYFDENDFDDDVDLDSEGPEPFIPPTKIVRPSIADQSTVTSNANSTGNNVSQSAERVTVDLISSDIKYPELPPVSNDHVPPSSSVQIPWSSSPPHHLQQPNSSRTLPWLTKNDELSKVEGYKKPETPTRPKSTAIWNKSASAIKEEQKELRRQHKKNQKGDTNFKQLQTRPKIASLFLSDEQRHVLDAVVNQGKSIFFTGSAGTGKSVLMREIIKQLRSKYRKEPDRVAVTASTGLAACNIEGVTLHSFAGIGLGKEPVPELVKKIKRNQKARNRWLRTKVLIIDEVSMVDGDLFDKLEEIARRIRNNGRPFGGIQLVVTGDFFQLPPVPEGSSREAKFAFAAATWNTSIQHTILLTHVFRQKDPEFAEMLNEMRLGKLTPRTIETFKSLSRPLNFHDALEATELFPTRQEVEQANSARMSRLSGETMTFHAVDSGTIQDVQFREKLLANCMAPPVIHLKKGAQVMLIKNMEDSLVNGSIGRVVAFMDEATFEYYRDNESEFADGRDAGSDDERLNHARKKLKGLGNKDGGVVASRKWPLVCFVQPDGTERHLLCQPEAWKIELPNGEVQAQRQQVPLILAWALSIHKAQGQTLQRVKVDLGRVFEKGQAYVALSRATSKAGLQVTRFDPRKVMVHPKVTEFYSNLVSITDALAPKSSKPREHQEVDEDGQLEDEELLQHLYG; translated from the exons ACTCCGCCAATACTGCATATATGGTCCGAAGCTGATTTCGCTTACTGCTCGTTACTCAACAGCTCGACCTTTGGGAGCGACTCAGGAAGCGGCTATGTTCAAGAAGGCCGTGAAAGACCACTCCGCAGGTCCTGTGAAGCCGCTTCAGTCCAATCTATTTCgcagcaatggcatcgtGCAGCCGAAGCCAACCCCACCCCTACAATCAATAGGCGTTAAACGAAAAATCGAGATGAGCAGTGCTGGGGATTCTGCATTAGGGACCCTACACAGTGCTGTTTACTTCGATGAGAATGatttcgatgatgatgtagacTTGGACTCCGAAGGACCCGAACCCTTCATTCCGCCGACGAAAATTGTGAGACCAAGCATTGCGGACCAGTCTACTGTGACCTCGAATGCCAATTCAACGGGAAACAACGTTTCACAAAGTGCGGAAAGAGTCACCGTTGATTTGATATCCTCCGATATAAAATATCCTGAATTACCTCCTGTCTCCAACGATCACGTTCCCCCGTCCAGTAGCGTTCAGATTCCATGGTCGTCCTCGCCccctcaccacctccagcaACCGAATAGTAGTCGAACATTACCATGGCTCACCAAGAACGACGAATTGTCAAAGGTTGAGGGGTATAAGAAGCCAGAAACCCCCACTCGTCCCAAGTCCACTGCTATCTGGAACAAGTCCGCCAGTGcgatcaaggaagagcagaaagagCTGCGGCGACAGCATAAGAAAAACCAAAAGGGCGATACAAACTTTAAGCAACTTCAGACTCGTCCAAAAATTGCGTCCTTATTTCTTAGTGATGAGCAGCGTCATGTCCTCGACGCGGTCGTTAACCAAGGCAAAAGCATATTCTTTACCGGTTCTGCAGGTACGGGTAAGTCCGTGCTGATGAGAGAAATCATCAAACAGTTACGGAGTAAATATCGAAAGGAGCCGGATCGTGTGGCAGTCACAGCTTCTACTGGTCTTGCTGCCTGTAACATCGAGGGTGTCACTCTGCACAGTTTTGCAGGAATTGGGCTGGGTAAAGAGCCTGTTCCAGAGTTGGTCAAGAAA ATTAAGAGAAATCAGAAAGCACGCAATCGCTGGCTTCGGACGAAGGTGCTCATTATCGATGAAGTGTCGATGGTCGATGGTGACTTGTTCGACAAACTCGAAGAAATCGCCCGGAGAATCCGAAATAATGGCCGCCCTTTCGGAGGCATCCAACTCGTCGTTACTGGCGATTTCTTTCAGTTGCCTCCAGTACCTGAAGGTAGTAGCCGAGAGGCGAAGTTTGCCTTTGCAGCGGCTACTTGGAATACGTCGATCCAGCATACCATTCTCCTCACACATGTTTTTCGTCAAAAGGACCCTGAGTTCGCCGAAATGCTCAACGAAATGAGATTGGGTAAACTCACCCCTCGGACAATCGAAACGTTCAAATCATTGTCCCGTCCGCTGAACTTTCATGACGCTCTTGAAGCGACTGAATT ATTTCCTACTCGTCAAGAAGTGGAACAGGCCAATAGCGCACGGATGAGCAGGCTCTCTGGCGAGACAATGACGTTTCACGCAGTTGACTCAGGGACAATCCAGGATGTCCAATTTCGAGAAAAATTGTTGGCGAATTGCATGGCACCACCTGTCATACACCTAAAGAAAGGTGCGCAGGTAATGCTGATCAAAAATATGGAAGATTCTCTTGTCAACGGCTCCATTGGGCGAGTTGTCGCCTTCATGGATGAAGCGACATTCGAATACTATCGCGACAATGAGAGCGAGTTTGCCGATGGGCGAGATGCTGGGAGTGACGATGAGAGACTAAACCACGCCCgcaagaagctgaagggcCTTGGTAACAAGGATGGAGGCGTTGTGGCAAGTCGAAAATGGCCTCTTGTTTGTTTCGTCCAGCCAGATGGAACGGAGCGGCACTTGCTCTGCCAACCAGAGGCTTGGAAGATTGAGCTTCCGAACGGCGAAGTGCAAGCCCAGCGCCAACAGGTACCGTTGATCCTCGCTTGGGCACTGTCAATCCATAAAGCGCAAGGGCAGACTTTGCAGCGCGTCAAGGTCGACCTTGGGCGGGTATTTGAAAAAGGACAGGCTTATGTCGCTTTGAGTCGTGCAACCTCGAAAGCTGGTCTTCAAGTCACCAGATTCGACCCGCGCAAAGTCATGGTACATCCTAAGGTTACGGAATTCTACTCAAACCTTGTTAGTATTACCGATGCTCTTGCTCCGAAGAGCTCAAAGCCTCGCGAGCATCaggaagttgatgaagacggtcaattggaagatgaagagctcTTGCAGCATCTATACGGTTGA
- the cyp9 gene encoding PPIL2 family peptidylprolyl isomerase, which yields MGKGTDKLYITHSEWASEDAYSASAGAGVGKARRGGENAGFRRLPFNFCSLSLQPFSHPVCTPSGTIFDLTSILPWIKKHGTNPVDGSPLKSSDLIKLNIAKNESGEYVDPVTYKVLTDNTHIVALRNTGNVFAWDTVERLNIKGKLWRDLVTDEEFSRKDIITLQDPQNIESRNLSTFNYLKEGESALTEQQIREREDPSNNVNFNALGNAAKILKAKEAVAKARAERAQRAESGAASKGLTKPGMSATAASQKTVSHQAGKPIPYNAARHTTGLAAASFTSTGMTPHTSAELALLSDEEYMLKRGRVKQKGYARISTTLGDVNLELHTEYAPKAVWNFIKLAKKGYYKDVTFHRNIKGFMIQGGDPTGTGRGGESIWGKYFNDEFEGPLKHDSRGTLSMANKGKNTNSSQFFIAYRALPHLNNKHTIFGHVIDDPTPSSPTLNNMETHPVNPTTNRPTPDIRIKDVTIFVDPFEEFLKQKQADEAKGTTVTDDTKTSQEIDDDRITWTGKRVRGPGATEAGESSAGGVGKYLKAALANQANQGEDEIVEFVDEGPEPEPAKKKFKGGGGFGDFSSWD from the exons ATGGGCAAGG GAACGGATAAGCTTTAC ATCACACACTCCGAGTGGGCGTCGGAAGATGCGTATTCGGCCAGCGCAGGCGCTGGTGTAGGGAAAGCGAGGCGGGGAGGAGAGAACGCCGGTTTCAGACGTCTCCCATTCAATTTCTGCTCCCTCTCACTCCAACCCTTCTCGCATCCGGTTTGCACACCATCAGGAACCATATTCGACCTAACCAGCATTCTGCCCTGGATTAAGAAACACGGTACAAATCCTGTGGACGGGTCGCCGTTGAAGAGCTCCGACCTCATCAAGCTTAATATCGCGAAAAACGAGTCGGGCGAGTATGTCGATCCGGTCACGTACAAGGTCTTGACGGACAACACGCACATCGTCGCTTTGCGCAACACAGGCAATGTTTTTGCATGGGATACTGTCGAGCGGTTAAACATCAAGGGGAAGCTGTGGCGCGATCTTGTTACGGATGAGGAGTTCAGCCGCAAGGATATAATCACGCTACAAGACCCGCAGAATATCGAGTCGAGGAATCTGAGTACGTTCAATTATTTGAAGGAGGGAGAGAGTGCGTTGACTGAGCAACAAATACGGGAACGAGAGGATCCGTCGAATAATGTCAATTTCAATGCGTTGGGAAATGCGGCGAAGATCCTGAAGGCGAAGGAAGCTGTAGCGAAGGCTCGTGCCGAGAGGGCTCAGCGCGCCGAGTCGGGTGCCGCGTCAAAGGGTTTGACAAAGCCGGGTATGAGTGCCACAGCTGCGTCGCAAAAGACCGTTTCACACCAGGCTGGGAAACCTATTCCGTACAATGCGGCAAGGCATACTACTGGTCTGGCCGCTGCGTCGTTTACAAGCACTGGTATGACGCCGCATACGTCGGCCGAGCTTGCACTTCTTTCAGATGAAGAGTACATGTTAAAACGAGGGCGAGTTAAGCAAAAAGGTTATGCTCGAATCTCGACTACGCTAGGCGACGTGAATCTGGAGTTGCACACTGAGTATGCGCCTAAAGCCGTGTGGAATTTCATCAAACTGGCCAAGAAAGGTTATTACAAAGATGTCACTTTCCATCGCAATATCAAGGGATTCATGATCCAGGGTGGAGACCCTACTGGTACTGGCCGCGGAGGTGAGAGTATCTGGGGCAAATACTTCAACGATGAGTTCGAAGGGCCTTTGAAACACGACTCTCGAGGAACCTTAAGTATGGCCAACAAAGGCAAAAACACCAACAGTAGTCAATT CTTCATTGCTTACCGCGCGCTGCCTCATTTGAACAACAAACATACCATTTTCGGTCATGTAATAGACGACCCAACACCCTCGTCGCCAACATTGAACAACATGGAAACTCACCCAGTGAATCCTACAACCAACCGACCTACTCCTGACATCCGCATCAAAGACGTAACAATCTTTGTGGATCCATTCGAGGAGTTTTTGAAACAGAAGCAGGCAGACGAGGCGAAAGGTACGACCGTGACAGATGACACCAAGACATCTCAGGAGATAGACGATGATCGCATAACCTGGACTGGGAAACGAGTTCGAGGACCTGGTGCGACAGAAGCAGGCGAGAGCTCAGCTGGGGGAGTAGGGAAGTACCTCAAGGCCGCACTGGCGAACCAGGCAAATCAGGGGGAGGACGAGATTGTTGAGTTCGTGGATGAGgggccggagccggagcctgCAAAGAAGAAATTCAAGGGTGGTGGAGGCTTTGGTGATTTCAGTTCCTGGGATTGA
- a CDS encoding mRNA decapping enhancer EDC3 has protein sequence MASEFIGYNVSVTLRAPPNASVQGVVANVIGQRLMLRDVTLSWTGQQLPTYSIEAPDIADLSLGPSKTQTTYSNLENQHGRKSSITPTQQSFVDPAIVSYGKPPPKSFSPPVLQSQSVPNVLSAHRVQASQQAHYGDATVSAALTEPFSNLELNVDNNAKAPKVAPQTEKPHDTLDDNEGLAPLQAASQFTTKRSRRSGRTGHPQNVAGNEHDGANNTNPKTKGWRQTAFVQPADTSEFKTPQNYKENFPDPAGRRRKKKGRGYAEDPNGWATEDATDIQEMGDFDFESNLSKFDKRRVFEEIRNDDTTADEDRLVSFNRRPRPGTNGGKNLHWTENVLDSPQDSDNADSDLGRSDAKLGSGSYSGREHSRTSGRARESRKGSAALGQPPVAPQINSIGRSQLSSSRTTSPRPNKTPMSASPMTGAVGPGASLRLTTTNRSCPTVSPLQTLEVEQIAVAELGLTEDMITENAGRDIAEAAVGLLSNDAAAPTILVLTGNHRTGARAVSASRHLRNRGHRVTLCVLGLEHENELLESCRKQLDVFKKIGGRVFRWEDLSAQLSSSDFAPDLVVDALFGIHISFEDLRTDDQAIAFEMIAWVNRSNLDILSVDVPSGLSASSGEVTMVEDGRVCVNSTSVVCLGAPKTGVVNALLAGEGLSWKLSVADIGIPQIVWRKYGTRRRHGIDFGNRWVVPLRFQPPPA, from the exons ATGGCGTCAGAGTTTATTGGCTACAATGTCTCCGTGACGCTTCGAGCACCACCAAACGCAAGCGTTCAAGGAGTAGTGGCCAACGTCATTGGTCAACGTCTGATGCTAAGAGATG TGACACTTTCATGGACCGGGCAACAATTGCCTACCTATTCCATCGAAGCTCCCGACATTGCAGATCTCTCTCTGGGGCCTTCTAAGACGCAGACCACCTATAGCAACCTAGAAAATCAACATGGCCGCAAGTCATCTATAACTCCAACCCAACAATCGTTTGTGGATCCGGCGATTGTCAGCTATGGAAAGCCGCCTCCGAAATCCTTTAGTCCGCCTGTGTTGCAGAGCCAATCCGTCCCTAATGTGCTGAGCGCCCATCGGGTTCAGGCTTCCCAACAAGCTCATTATGGAGACGCGACGGTTTCGGCTGCTCTAACGGAGCCATTCAGCAATCTGGAGCTGAATGTTGACAACAATGCTAAGGCTCCTAAGGTCGCGCCACAGACGGAGAAGCCGCACGATACGCTGGATGACAATGAAGGCTTGGCGCCGCTGCAAGCCGCTTCACAATTTACAACTAAGCGAAGCCGCCGGAGTGGTCGGACAGGACATCCTCAAAATGTCGCCGGCAATGAGCACGATGGGGCAAATAATACAAATCCGAAAACCAAGGGCTGGCGCCAGACTGCATTTGTCCAGCCAGCCGACACATCTGAATTTAAGACCCCACAAAATTACAAGGAAAATTTCCCCGATCCTGCTGGACGACgtcgcaagaagaagggtcGTGGGTACGCTGAAGACCCCAATGGCTGGGCAACTGAGGACGCAACGGATATCCAGGAGATGGGCGACTTCGATTTTGAAAGCAATCTATCCAAGTTCGATAAAAGAAGAGTTTTTGAGGAAATTAGAAACGACGACACTACCGCGGATGAGGATCGATTGGTCAGCTTCAATAGGAGACCGAGACCTGGAACAAATGGTGGGAAGAATCTCCACTGGACAGAAAACGTGCTCGACAGCCCGCAGGACAGTGATAACGCAGATTCAGACCTCGGACGGAGCGATGCGAAGCTCGGCAGTGGTAGTTATTCGGGCCGCGAACACTCCAGGACATCAGGACGTGCGCGAGAGTCTCGGAAGGGAAGTGCAGCTCTTGGACAACCTCCGGTGGCACCGCAGATCAATTCAATTGGGCGAAGCCAGCTAAGCTCATCACGTACTACAAGCCCTCGCCCTAATAAGACACCCATGTCAGCATCACCAATGACCGGCGCTGTTGGACCGGGAGCTTCATTGCGCCTTACAACTACCAATCGCAGCTGCCCCACAGTTAGCCCGTTGCAAACTCTCGAAGTGGAGCAAATTGCAGTCGCAGAGCTGGGGTTGACGGAGGATATGATTACCGAGAATGCTGGGAGAGACATAGCAGAAGCTGCTGTCGGTCTCTTGTCGAATGATGCTGCTGCCCCCACGATCCTTGTACTTACCGGCAACCATCGTACTGGAGCCCGAGCTGTTTCTGCCTCACGCCATCTTCGTAATCGTGGTCACCGTGTCACCTTATGTGTTCTGGGTCTGGAACACGAGAATGAGTTACTTGAAAGCTGCCGCAAACAGCTTGATGTATTCAAGAAGATTGGTGGGCGTGTCTTTAGATGGGAAGACCTTTCCGCACAGCTCTCAAGCTCTGACTTTGCGCCTGACCTGGTTGTTGATGCTCTCTTTGGTATTCACATCTCCTTTGAGGACTTACGCACCGACGATCAAGCTATTGCTTTCGAAATGATCGCTTGGGTCAACCGTAGTAACCTTGATATCCTGTCCGTCGATGTTCCATCTGGCCTATCGGCTTCCAGCG GCGAAGTGACGATGGTCGAAGACGGCCGAGTATGCGTCAATTCCACATCCGTAGTCTGTCTTGGAGCCCCTAAGACGGGAGTCGTTAATGCCCTCCTGGCCGGAGAGGGCCTTTCCTGGAAACTTTCCGTCGCAGACATTGGTATTCCGCAAATCGTTTGGCGTAAGTATGGCACCCGTCGCCGGCACGGTATCGACTTTGGGAATCGCTGGGTGGTTCCTCTCCGCTTCCAACCTCCTCCTGCTTAA